One segment of Massilia sp. Se16.2.3 DNA contains the following:
- a CDS encoding STAS domain-containing protein gives MGIFSFLKKKTDEPDAPEASTRPDEAERSGKSSRRPNEAERERQREIARVTAAKIDAIELAMTTDLLDDTGWGNTRRAPAAAATTLDEGGETLLVSPHDQPDAAAMPASTPLVEESAILYANGQAVLAEQMLRDSLSDLGRSERLPRWMLFDLYQLQGREADFESIAIDYASHFETSPPTYTERLPRAASGTKTAQRSGAAAAPGVSQVARFSGLLDAGASVRLQALPAAAGAPVRLDFGAVTGADAAGCAALLATLQSLRAAKREVVLAGADTLLAVLRPMLAIGERSTGEAPWLLLLELLLLLGREKDFEETAMDYCVTFEVSPPSFEASAAHTTSVVPTAAGDGAAAAAAGSPAGASTLAAPTAEQRFVLPVDIDGDIAPLLAALEAHAATDPSQPLVLDCGRVARIGFGAAGSLHAGLRRLAVDDRRIELRELNHLVAALLRLLNYNDCARLYAHKY, from the coding sequence GTGGGCATATTTTCCTTCCTGAAGAAAAAAACCGACGAGCCGGATGCACCGGAGGCGTCGACACGTCCTGACGAAGCGGAACGCTCGGGCAAATCGTCGCGCCGGCCGAACGAGGCCGAGCGCGAACGCCAGCGCGAAATCGCGCGCGTCACCGCCGCCAAGATCGATGCGATCGAACTGGCCATGACCACCGACCTGCTCGACGACACTGGCTGGGGCAACACCCGCCGTGCGCCGGCAGCCGCCGCCACCACGCTCGACGAAGGCGGCGAAACCCTGCTGGTCAGCCCGCACGACCAGCCCGACGCCGCCGCCATGCCGGCCAGCACGCCGCTGGTCGAGGAGAGCGCCATCCTGTATGCCAACGGCCAGGCAGTTCTTGCTGAACAGATGTTGCGCGACAGTTTGAGCGACCTTGGCCGCAGCGAGCGGCTGCCCCGGTGGATGCTGTTCGACCTGTACCAGCTGCAGGGCCGCGAGGCGGACTTCGAGAGCATTGCCATCGACTACGCCAGCCATTTCGAAACCTCGCCGCCGACCTACACCGAGCGGCTGCCGCGCGCCGCCTCGGGCACGAAAACAGCACAGCGGAGCGGCGCCGCGGCGGCGCCGGGCGTGTCGCAGGTCGCACGCTTCAGCGGCCTGCTCGACGCCGGCGCCAGCGTACGCCTGCAGGCGCTGCCGGCGGCCGCCGGCGCGCCCGTGCGCCTCGACTTCGGCGCGGTGACCGGCGCCGATGCCGCCGGCTGCGCAGCGCTGCTGGCCACCCTGCAAAGCCTGCGCGCAGCCAAGCGCGAAGTCGTGCTGGCCGGCGCCGACACCCTGCTCGCGGTATTGCGCCCGATGCTGGCGATCGGCGAGCGCAGCACTGGCGAAGCGCCCTGGCTGCTGCTGCTCGAACTGTTGCTGCTGCTTGGCCGCGAAAAGGATTTCGAGGAAACGGCGATGGATTATTGCGTCACCTTCGAAGTCTCGCCGCCCTCGTTCGAAGCGTCGGCGGCGCACACGACCAGCGTGGTACCGACGGCCGCTGGCGATGGTGCCGCGGCTGCGGCCGCAGGTTCGCCAGCAGGAGCGTCTACCCTTGCCGCCCCCACCGCCGAGCAGCGTTTCGTGCTGCCAGTCGACATCGACGGCGACATCGCCCCTCTGCTGGCCGCCCTGGAAGCCCATGCCGCGACCGATCCTTCGCAGCCGCTGGTTCTCGACTGCGGGCGCGTGGCACGCATCGGCTTCGGTGCCGCCGGTTCCCTGCATGCCGGACTGCGCCGTCTGGCAGTCGACGATCGCCGCATCGAACTGCGCGAACTGAACCACCTGGTCGCGGCGCTGCTGCGCCTGCTGAACTACAACGACTGCGCGCGCCTGTACGCGCACAAGTACTAG
- the xerC gene encoding tyrosine recombinase XerC, with amino-acid sequence MDTARADWAGRYLSELATQRQLSAHTIAAYRRDLAELARLAGHEDWPTLTHADMRRFAARLHAEGHQPRSIARKLSGWRGFYGWLSRHVSLAANPVEGVRAPRRARTLPKALAVDAAVQLLEANRHGHPEPAELCDRAMFELLYSSGLRVSELAGLDLVYTHADGAVSLGWLDLEQGEVVVTGKGNKMRRVPVGGPAREALVAWLAVRPGAKDGSAALFLSNRGTRITPRVVQQRLKQHAIKAGASVHVHPHVLRHSFASHLLQSSGDLRAVQELLGHASITSTQVYTALDFQHLAAVYDRAHPRAKAK; translated from the coding sequence ATGGACACGGCGCGCGCGGATTGGGCCGGACGCTACCTGAGCGAACTGGCAACCCAGCGCCAGCTGTCCGCGCACACGATCGCCGCCTACCGGCGCGACCTGGCCGAACTGGCGCGTCTTGCCGGCCATGAAGACTGGCCGACGCTGACCCATGCCGACATGCGCCGCTTCGCCGCCCGCCTGCACGCCGAGGGCCACCAGCCACGCTCGATCGCGCGCAAGCTGTCCGGCTGGCGAGGCTTCTATGGCTGGCTGTCGCGCCATGTCAGCCTTGCAGCCAATCCGGTCGAAGGCGTGCGCGCTCCGCGCCGCGCCAGGACCCTGCCCAAGGCGCTGGCGGTCGACGCCGCCGTCCAGCTGCTGGAAGCGAACCGCCATGGCCACCCCGAACCTGCCGAACTGTGCGACCGCGCGATGTTCGAGCTGCTCTATTCGAGCGGCTTGCGGGTGTCCGAACTGGCGGGACTCGATCTCGTGTACACGCATGCCGATGGCGCCGTCTCGCTCGGCTGGCTCGACCTGGAGCAAGGTGAAGTCGTGGTCACCGGCAAGGGCAACAAGATGCGCCGCGTTCCTGTCGGCGGTCCGGCACGGGAAGCGCTGGTAGCCTGGCTGGCAGTGCGGCCGGGAGCGAAAGACGGCAGTGCCGCCCTGTTCCTGTCGAACCGCGGCACCCGCATCACGCCGCGCGTGGTGCAGCAGCGCCTGAAACAGCATGCGATCAAGGCAGGCGCGTCCGTGCACGTGCACCCGCACGTGCTGCGCCACTCGTTCGCTTCGCACCTGCTGCAATCCTCGGGCGACCTGCGCGCCGTGCAGGAACTGCTGGGCCACGCCAGCATCACCTCCACCCAGGTGTATACGGCGCTCGACTTCCAGCACCTGGCGGCCGTATATGACCGAGCTCATCCGCGAGCGAAAGCGAAGTAA
- the hslV gene encoding ATP-dependent protease subunit HslV, whose translation MEQFHGTTIVSVRRGEKVALGGDGQVTLGNVVMKGSARKVRKLYQGKVLCGFAGATADAFTLLDRFEAKLEKHQGNLLRSSVELAKDWRTDRMLRKLEAMLLVADKESTLIITGNGDVLEPEDGIGAIGSGGIYAQSAAKALQENTDLPPAEVVKKALTIAGELCIYTNLSHIIETLD comes from the coding sequence ATGGAACAATTTCACGGCACCACCATTGTGAGCGTACGCCGCGGCGAGAAGGTCGCCTTGGGCGGAGACGGCCAGGTCACACTGGGCAACGTCGTCATGAAGGGCTCGGCGCGCAAGGTGCGCAAGCTCTACCAGGGCAAGGTCCTGTGCGGCTTCGCCGGCGCCACCGCCGACGCGTTTACCCTGCTCGACCGCTTCGAGGCGAAACTGGAAAAACACCAGGGCAACCTGCTGCGTTCCTCGGTGGAGCTGGCCAAGGACTGGCGTACCGACCGCATGCTGCGCAAACTCGAGGCCATGCTGCTGGTGGCCGACAAGGAAAGCACCCTGATCATCACCGGCAATGGCGACGTGCTCGAGCCCGAGGACGGCATCGGCGCGATCGGCTCGGGCGGCATCTATGCCCAGTCGGCCGCCAAGGCCTTGCAGGAAAACACGGACCTGCCCCCTGCCGAGGTCGTCAAGAAGGCACTCACCATCGCAGGCGAGCTGTGCATCTACACGAACCTGTCCCACATCATCGAAACGCTGGACTGA
- the dksA gene encoding RNA polymerase-binding protein DksA, translating into MTKTTKSNTAAQAEERLLTEDEIRAMGEDDYMNPAQLAFFKDRLQQLEKELLKNAGETTEHLRETVLVPDPADRATIEEEHALELRTRDRERKLLKKVQQSLAAIEAGDYGWCEETGEPIGIPRLIARPTATLSLEAQQRRELKQKLYGD; encoded by the coding sequence ATGACTAAAACAACGAAATCCAATACCGCCGCGCAGGCCGAAGAACGCCTCCTGACGGAGGACGAAATTCGGGCGATGGGCGAAGACGACTACATGAACCCGGCCCAGCTCGCGTTCTTCAAGGACCGCCTGCAGCAGCTCGAAAAGGAACTGCTGAAGAACGCCGGCGAGACCACCGAGCACCTGCGCGAAACCGTGCTCGTTCCCGACCCGGCCGACCGCGCCACCATCGAGGAAGAACACGCCCTCGAGCTGCGCACCCGCGACCGCGAGCGCAAGCTGCTGAAAAAAGTGCAGCAATCGCTGGCCGCCATCGAAGCGGGCGACTACGGCTGGTGCGAGGAAACCGGCGAACCGATCGGCATTCCGCGCCTGATCGCCCGCCCGACCGCTACCCTGTCGCTGGAAGCCCAGCAGCGCCGCGAGCTGAAGCAGAAGCTGTACGGCGACTGA
- a CDS encoding GTP-binding protein, with amino-acid sequence MSPIPTTILTGFLGAGKTTLLNRILREEHGLRIAVIENEFGQENIDNEILVQDSGEQIVEMNNGCICCTVRGDLIVALTHLAQKRAAGEIAFDRVVIETTGLANPGPVAQTFFVDEEVGAHYMLDAVVTVVDARHAMDQLDRHEEAQRQVGFADKILLSKLDLVDAAAIDALKERLVRINPRAPISTSDFGRAPLTDVLDLRGFNLNDKLELDPDFLRADEHDHDHGEHDHCGHDHAHGEACGHDHAHDHAHDHHRAHHSDDIAAFVYKAQRPFDPERLDQFLGSMVQAFGPSMLRYKGVLWMDGAERKVVFQGVHQIMGSDLGAKWDAAEARGSKMVFIGKNLPKDVFIRGLEQCLV; translated from the coding sequence ATGTCACCGATCCCTACCACCATCCTGACGGGCTTTCTCGGCGCCGGCAAGACCACCCTCCTCAACCGCATCCTGCGCGAGGAACACGGCCTGCGCATCGCCGTCATCGAAAACGAGTTCGGCCAGGAAAACATCGACAACGAAATCCTGGTGCAGGACAGCGGCGAGCAGATCGTCGAAATGAACAATGGCTGCATCTGCTGCACCGTGCGCGGCGACCTGATCGTGGCGCTGACGCACCTGGCGCAGAAGCGCGCAGCCGGCGAGATCGCTTTCGACCGCGTCGTCATCGAAACGACGGGTCTTGCCAATCCGGGGCCGGTGGCGCAAACCTTCTTCGTCGACGAGGAAGTGGGCGCCCACTACATGCTCGACGCGGTGGTCACCGTGGTCGACGCCCGTCACGCGATGGACCAGCTCGACCGCCACGAGGAAGCCCAGCGGCAGGTCGGCTTTGCCGACAAGATCCTGCTGTCGAAGCTGGACCTGGTCGATGCCGCCGCCATTGACGCGTTGAAGGAGCGGCTGGTGCGCATCAACCCGCGTGCGCCGATCTCGACTTCCGACTTCGGCCGCGCGCCACTGACCGATGTGCTCGACCTGCGTGGCTTCAACCTGAACGACAAGCTCGAACTCGACCCCGACTTCCTGCGCGCGGACGAGCACGATCACGATCACGGCGAGCATGACCATTGCGGCCACGACCACGCGCATGGCGAAGCCTGCGGCCACGACCACGCTCACGACCACGCTCACGATCACCATCGCGCCCACCATAGCGACGACATCGCCGCCTTTGTCTATAAAGCGCAGCGGCCGTTCGACCCCGAGCGTCTCGATCAATTCCTGGGCAGCATGGTGCAGGCCTTCGGTCCCAGCATGCTGCGCTACAAGGGCGTGCTGTGGATGGACGGGGCGGAACGCAAGGTGGTGTTCCAGGGCGTGCATCAAATCATGGGCAGCGACCTGGGGGCAAAGTGGGACGCGGCCGAAGCCCGCGGCAGCAAAATGGTCTTTATTGGTAAAAATTTACCAAAAGACGTATTTATCCGCGGACTGGAACAATGTTTGGTATAA
- the hslU gene encoding ATP-dependent protease ATPase subunit HslU codes for MNMTPLEIVSELDKHVVGQGKAKRAVAIALRNRWRRQQVAEPLRHEITPKNILMIGPTGVGKTEIARRLAKLADAPFIKIEATKFTEVGYVGRDVDTIIRDLIDIGVKQTRASEMKKVRQHAEDAAEDRIIDILVPPARDFGFNVSAAAEAKEGDSTRQTFRKRLREGSLDDREVEIEVLDAPPQMEIMAPPGMEEMTEQIKSMFAGVGGARKKARKMKIKDAMKVLAEEEAARLINEDEMKQKAIHNVENNGIVFLDEIDKIASRSEHGSADVSRAGVQRDLLPLVEGTTVNTKYGMIKTDHILFIASGAFHLAKPSDLIPELQGRFPIRVELESLSIDDFKRILTSTDACLTTQYEALLATEDVQLTFSEDGIHRLAEIAFAVNERTENIGARRLYTVMEKLLEEISFTASDTQDKAITIDGAYVNERLDVLSANEDLSRYVL; via the coding sequence ATGAACATGACTCCCCTCGAAATTGTCTCGGAACTGGACAAGCACGTCGTTGGCCAGGGCAAGGCCAAGCGCGCCGTCGCCATCGCCCTGCGCAACCGCTGGCGCCGCCAGCAGGTGGCCGAACCGCTGCGCCACGAGATCACGCCGAAAAACATCCTCATGATCGGCCCGACCGGTGTCGGCAAGACGGAAATCGCGCGGCGCCTGGCGAAACTCGCCGACGCTCCCTTCATCAAGATCGAGGCGACCAAGTTCACCGAGGTCGGCTATGTCGGCCGCGATGTCGACACCATCATCCGCGACCTGATCGACATCGGCGTGAAGCAGACGCGCGCGAGCGAAATGAAGAAGGTGCGCCAGCATGCCGAGGACGCGGCCGAAGACCGCATCATCGACATCCTGGTGCCGCCGGCACGCGACTTCGGCTTCAATGTCAGCGCCGCGGCGGAAGCGAAAGAAGGCGACAGCACGCGCCAGACCTTCCGCAAGCGCCTGCGCGAAGGTTCGCTCGACGACCGCGAGGTCGAGATCGAAGTGCTTGACGCCCCGCCGCAGATGGAAATCATGGCCCCGCCCGGCATGGAAGAAATGACGGAACAGATCAAGTCGATGTTCGCCGGCGTCGGCGGCGCGCGCAAGAAGGCGCGCAAGATGAAGATCAAGGATGCAATGAAGGTGCTGGCCGAGGAAGAAGCGGCGCGCCTCATCAATGAAGACGAGATGAAGCAGAAGGCGATCCACAACGTCGAGAACAACGGCATCGTGTTCCTCGACGAGATCGACAAGATCGCCTCGCGCTCGGAGCACGGCAGCGCCGACGTCTCGCGCGCGGGCGTGCAGCGCGACCTGCTGCCGCTGGTCGAAGGCACCACCGTAAACACGAAGTACGGCATGATCAAGACCGACCACATCCTGTTCATCGCCTCGGGCGCGTTTCACCTGGCTAAACCGTCGGACCTGATTCCCGAACTGCAGGGCCGCTTCCCGATCCGGGTCGAGCTCGAGTCGCTGTCGATCGACGATTTCAAACGCATCCTGACCAGTACCGATGCCTGCCTGACGACGCAGTACGAGGCCCTGCTGGCGACCGAAGACGTGCAGTTGACCTTCTCCGAGGACGGCATCCACCGCCTGGCCGAGATCGCCTTTGCCGTGAACGAGCGCACCGAGAATATCGGCGCACGGCGCCTCTACACGGTGATGGAAAAGCTGCTCGAAGAGATCTCGTTCACGGCAAGCGATACTCAGGACAAGGCGATCACGATCGACGGGGCCTATGTCAATGAGCGACTCGACGTGCTGTCGGCGAACGAGGACCTGTCGCGCTACGTGTTGTAA